The following are encoded together in the Lathyrus oleraceus cultivar Zhongwan6 chromosome 3, CAAS_Psat_ZW6_1.0, whole genome shotgun sequence genome:
- the LOC127127723 gene encoding uncharacterized protein LOC127127723, with the protein MAPRKTIRINFVVIYPQLKDLVSELLDQAQFVKKHGSLLDLVTTGFKEDMMRVLFQFFDPEHHCFTFPDYQLVPTLEEFSQLLGIPILDQMPFSGLEKIPRSEKVAAALHMTKSDIEANWVTRSGVKGLLAKFLMNKAREFLKVMNVHAFEEILALLIYGLVLFPNPDQFIDMNAIQIFLARNPVPTLLGDILHSLHTRTMKRQGTLMCCIPLLSRWFISHLPQSVLKNEQSLRWSQRIMSLSHSDIRWCPHFKENNIIIDRCGEFPNVPLMGIRGGITYNPALALRQFGCARRDGPHEIIIQGTVFDYDNDSQGLRQRFVRAWGMVKRSTLGQKNSIPMEPYLRWVRTRARELVMPYLAVRPLIVEPEAEGGTPQIVPYPDMPTDVEELKKFWIQLREERDTFEAQFCATRKKVLELTGQLNEERRLNTYLRPKRSRPWET; encoded by the coding sequence atggctcccaggaagactatccggataaattttgtagtcatctatcctcaactcaaggatttagtgtcagaacttcttgatcaggctcagttcgtcaaaaagcatggttctctcctcgatttggttaccactggtttcaaagaagatatgatgagagtcctattccagttcttcgatcctgaacatcattgcttcacattccccgattatcagttggtgcccacattagaagaattttcccagctgcttgggatacctattcttgatcaaatgcctttcagtggtttagaaaagattccgaggtccgaaaaagttgccgcagctttgcacatgacaaagtcagatattgaagctaattgggtaacaagaagtggagttaagggtttacttgccaaatttctgatgaataaggcccgagaattcttaaaagtcatgaatgtccatgctttcgaggagattctagcattactaatctatggtttggtgttattccctaatccagatcaattcatagatatgaatgctattcagatatttctcgctcgtaaccctgtgcctaccttgctcggcgacattctgcattcccttcacactcgtactatgaagaggcaagggactctcatgtgctgcatacctttattatccaggtggtttatttcgcaccttcctcagtcagtcttgaagaatgagcaaagtttgagatggtctcaaaggataatgtcgctctcccactcagacatccgttggtgtcctcatttcaaagaaaacaatatcatcattgaccgttgtggagaattccctaatgtaccactcatggggataagaggaggtattacttataatcctgctttagccctacgtcagtttggttgtgctcgaagagatggtccacatgaaataattatacaaggcacggtgtttgactatgataacgattcccaaggtctccgtcaaagatttgtgcgagcttggggcatggtgaaaagaagtactttaggacagaaaaactctattcctatggaaccttatctcagatgggtccgcacaagggctcgtgaacttgtcatgccatatctggcagtcagaccactgattgttgaaccagaagctgaaggaggtactcctcagatcgttccttatccagatatgcctaccgatgttgaagagttaaagaagttctggatccagttgagagaggaaagggatacttttgaagcccagttctgtgctacaaggaagaaggtgttagagctcaccggccagcttaatgaggaacgaagactcaatacatatcttcgcccaaaaagaagccgtccctgggagacctaa